The window GTGACCAGAAAGGTCACCAACGCGGCTTCACGATCGCTCGGCACCGCCATCGCCCCCGCCAAAGCCCCGGCAATCGCGGCAAACAGCGCCAATCCGGCCAGTGCCGCGATCAGCTCTTTGGGGAACGCGGAAAACAGCGAGACCAGCGTGGCGCCGAAGATCCCGAACATCAGGTAACACAGGCCGCCGACAACGCCGGCCACGTAACGCTTGCGCGGATCTTCGTGGGATTCGCGACCGGTACAGATCGCCGCCGTGATCGCCGCCAGATTCAAACCATGGCAACCGAACGGTGCCAGCAACGCCGTACCCAACGCGCTGCTGGCAATGATCGGGCTCGCCGGCGTCGGGTAACCACTGGCGCGCAGCACCGCCATGCCGGGCACGAATTGCCCGGTCAGCGCCACCATCACCAGCGGCAATGCGATGTTGAGGATCGCGCCCAGGCGGAACTCGGGCGTGATCCACACCGGCGTGGCCAGGCCGATCACCAGCGCTTCACGATGCAAATCACCGGTGAACGCCGCAATCGAACAGCCCACCAGCAACACCATCAACACTGCATAACGCGGCATCACCCGCTTGCAGATCAGGTACGTGGCAAACATCGCCAGCACCAGCAGCGGTTTGCGTTGCATCGACACGAACAACCCGGTGCCGAAACTGAAGAGGATGCCCGCCAGCATCGCCGCCGCAATCGCTGCGGGCAGCTTGCTGATGATCCGGTCAAACGCCCCCGAGATCCCGACCACGAAAATGATCAGGCTGCTGATCAGGTAAGCACCCACGGCCTCTGCCATGGAGATGTCCGGCAGCAGCGCCACCAGCAACGCCGAGCCCGGCGCCGACCAGGCGATGATCACCGGAACGCGGTAGCGCAGGCTCAAACCGATACCCAGCACCGCGCTGCCGATGGAGATCGCCCAGACCCAGGACGACAACACTTCCCGCGAGAGATGGGCCGCTTCGGCCGCCTGAAAAATGATCACCAACGGGCCGGCGTAGGAAATCACCGTGGCGATGAATCCAGCCACGGCGGCGGACAACGAAAAGTCCTGGAAGAACGCTTTCATGACTCAGGCACCGGTTGCGGAGAGCGCTGGGCTGACACTGGAGGCGCTGCGTCGGCTGCTGATGGCGAACACGGTCATGGCGAGGGCCGCCACCGCACCGGGCAAGGCAAACGCCATGAAGTTCAGTTGCAGCGGCAGGCTGATCCCGAGCAAGGCACCGCCCAGCAGCGGACCGACGATGGCCCCGTTGCGCCCGATTCCCGACGCCCAGCCCAGCCCGGTGGAACGAATGGTCATGGAATAGAATTGCGCGGCACAGGCGTACAGCAGGATCTGCGAGCCAATGGTGGTGGCGCCGGCAATGGCAATCAGCAGGTACAACACTGGCATCGGGCTGTTGAAACCCAGCAGCGTGATCGACACCGCCGCCATGGCGAAAAACACCGCCAGCACTTTCGGCAGATTGAGTTTGTCGCCCAACACCCCGCCGCCGACCGCGCCGAAAATCGCCCCGAAGTTCAACACCAGCAGGAACGACAGGCTCGAACCGAGGCTGTAACCGGCGTTGGCCATCAGTTTCGGCAACCAGGAACTCAGCGCGTACACCATCAACAGGCAGCAGAAAAACGCCAGCCACAACATCAGCGTGCGAAGCGCTCGGCCCTCACGGAACAACTGCAGAACGGGCGTGCCCGTGCCCTTCACTTCGGCCATGTGCAACTGATCGGAAGGCTGCGCAACGTAGGCCGGATCGATGCGTTGAAGAATGTCGCGTGCTTCTTCATCGCGCCCCTGACGCAACATGAAACCCACTGATTCGGGCAGGA of the Pseudomonas sp. MAG733B genome contains:
- a CDS encoding benzoate/H(+) symporter BenE family transporter, translating into MKAFFQDFSLSAAVAGFIATVISYAGPLVIIFQAAEAAHLSREVLSSWVWAISIGSAVLGIGLSLRYRVPVIIAWSAPGSALLVALLPDISMAEAVGAYLISSLIIFVVGISGAFDRIISKLPAAIAAAMLAGILFSFGTGLFVSMQRKPLLVLAMFATYLICKRVMPRYAVLMVLLVGCSIAAFTGDLHREALVIGLATPVWITPEFRLGAILNIALPLVMVALTGQFVPGMAVLRASGYPTPASPIIASSALGTALLAPFGCHGLNLAAITAAICTGRESHEDPRKRYVAGVVGGLCYLMFGIFGATLVSLFSAFPKELIAALAGLALFAAIAGALAGAMAVPSDREAALVTFLVTASGMSLFGLSAAFWGLIFGMVTHVLLNARRPVPRRESTATEVVQPVDQ
- a CDS encoding aromatic acid/H+ symport family MFS transporter, with product MRKIDVHEVIDNARFNRFHWMVLFWCALIIIFDGYDLVIYGVVLPMLMKEWGLSPLQAGALGSYALFGMMFGALFFGPLSDKIGRKKAITICVMLFSGFTVLNGFARNPTEFGLCRFIAGLGIGGVMPNVVALMNEYAPKKIRSTLVAIMFSGYSVGGMLSAGLGIVLIPSFGWQSVFYVAVLPLLLLPLIMYFLPESVGFMLRQGRDEEARDILQRIDPAYVAQPSDQLHMAEVKGTGTPVLQLFREGRALRTLMLWLAFFCCLLMVYALSSWLPKLMANAGYSLGSSLSFLLVLNFGAIFGAVGGGVLGDKLNLPKVLAVFFAMAAVSITLLGFNSPMPVLYLLIAIAGATTIGSQILLYACAAQFYSMTIRSTGLGWASGIGRNGAIVGPLLGGALLGISLPLQLNFMAFALPGAVAALAMTVFAISSRRSASSVSPALSATGA